In Mixophyes fleayi isolate aMixFle1 chromosome 11, aMixFle1.hap1, whole genome shotgun sequence, one DNA window encodes the following:
- the LOC142106608 gene encoding urotensin-2 receptor-like codes for MELFDQTNLAFHFKNISSNITNHGSLLYNSTDDLIATSVIGILLSLMCVAGVVGNFYILVVMCISMTTFTSMYIHIVNLALADLLYLSTIPFIVHNSFVKDWYFGEVGCRVLLSLDLLTMHASIFILTVMSTERYIAVTKPFDTVRRSRSYRKSLACGVWVFSFFLTLPMMLMIHQEERTLDNGSIRKLCTPIWSDDQYKAYLTVLFTTSILAPGVIIGYLYSRLARAYWISQTKSLLNKELQRSPKHKVILMIFIIVLAFWACFLPFWLWQLAPLYSQDELRVSVQTEIYVNNLVTCLTYGNSCINPFLYTLLTRNYKEYLRNRQRGGHGSVSIKSGAGYQENPAKMSLLSRSQQCTETITVSNAKVAVIAQNPV; via the coding sequence ATGGAGCTATTTGATCAAACAAACCTggcttttcattttaaaaatatttcgaGCAATATCACCAACCATGGAAGCCTCCTTTATAACTCTACGGATGACCTTATTGCTACATCTGTCATTGGCATCTTACTATCTTTAATGTGTGTTGCTGGTGTGGTTGGTAACTTTTATATATTAGTGGTAATGTGCATCTCTATGACGACGTTCACATCAATGTACATCCACATAGTTAATTTGGCGTTGGCCGATCTTCTGTATCTTTCAACTATTCCATTTATTGTACACAATAGCTTTGTAAAGGACTGGTACTTTGGAGAAGTTGGCTGTAGGGTTCTTTTGAGTCTGGATCTTCTGACAATGCATGCCAGCATCTTCATCTTAACCGTAATGAGCACAGAGAGGTATATTGCTGTGACTAAACCTTTTGATACTGTCAGAAGGTCGAGAAGCTACCGCAAGAGCTTGGCATGTGGAGTTTGGGTTTTTTCCTTCTTTCTGACACTACCCATGATGCTGATGATACACCAAGAAGAAAGGACATTGGACAATGGGAGCATAAGGAAATTATGTACTCCCATATGGAGTGATGATCAATATAAAGCCTATCTTACCGTGCTGTTCACTACCAGCATCCTTGCTCCTGGTGTTATTATTGGCTATTTGTACTCTAGACTGGCTAGGGCTTACTGGATCTCACAAACTAAAAGTCTTCTGAACAAAGAACTACAAAGATCTCCAAAACACAAAGTGATATTGATGATCTTCATTATTGTGCTTGCATTTTGGGCCTGCTTTCTCCCATTTTGGCTATGGCAGTTAGCTCCCCTCTACAGCCAAGATGAGCTGAGAGTATCTGTTCAAACAGAGATTTATGTCAACAATCTAGTGACATGTCTGACCTATGGCAATAGCTGTATCAATCCCTTCTTGTACACTTTACTTACCCGAAATTACAAAGAGTATCTCCGCAACAGGCAGAGGGGCGGACATGGATCTGTAAGCATCAAGAGTGGAGCAGGATATCAAGAGAACCCTGCAAAAATGTCACTGTTGAGCAGAAGCCAACAGTGCACAGAGACTATTACAGTAAGCAATGCAAAGGTAGCAGTGATTGCACAAAATCCAGTGTGA